Proteins encoded within one genomic window of Phototrophicus methaneseepsis:
- a CDS encoding RNA polymerase sigma factor: MPEYSSPSDQPQPEAAQDDTLIARCIRGDQQSYADLYQRYADSVYRLCNTLLYTQEDAEDVVQESFVYAFRNIGRYDSQKASFKTWLFTIAISRCRNMYRRKQFLTVDLSAALQLRLAAPNGERPEAALARRDAREAVEVAVKGLPSQLREALVLRYAHGLTYREIAEIMDCPQKTAESRVRLAHKKLRKTMQGHGPALLEEILQI; the protein is encoded by the coding sequence ATGCCAGAATATAGCTCACCATCAGATCAACCTCAGCCGGAGGCGGCTCAGGATGACACCCTTATTGCACGCTGCATCCGTGGGGATCAACAAAGCTATGCGGATTTATACCAGCGTTACGCGGATAGTGTGTATCGTCTGTGCAATACCCTGCTTTATACGCAGGAGGATGCGGAAGACGTGGTACAGGAATCATTTGTCTACGCATTCCGCAATATCGGGCGCTATGACAGCCAGAAGGCATCTTTTAAAACATGGCTCTTTACCATTGCCATCAGCCGCTGCCGCAATATGTACCGTCGGAAGCAGTTCTTGACAGTTGATCTATCGGCAGCGCTGCAACTCAGGCTCGCAGCCCCTAATGGAGAACGGCCCGAAGCCGCACTCGCCCGCCGGGATGCCCGCGAAGCTGTCGAAGTTGCTGTGAAGGGCCTCCCATCGCAGCTTAGGGAAGCGCTTGTCTTGCGCTATGCGCATGGGCTCACCTATCGTGAAATCGCGGAAATTATGGATTGCCCGCAAAAAACGGCGGAAAGCCGGGTGCGTTTGGCCCATAAAAAGCTGCGCAAGACAATGCAAGGCCATGGACCGGCATTGTTGGAAGAAATTTTGCAAATATAG
- the infB gene encoding translation initiation factor IF-2 has protein sequence MAKELQVVLVPDYLSVRELSDLIEASPIDVMKTLIANGIMASINQQVDFDTAAIVLEELGYEARSETEAAQEEAEARRVEEMTKKWEQIYAGEKSEDLKPRSPVVTILGHVDHGKTTLLDNIRHTHVAEGEAGGITQAIGAYRAKHNDRYITFLDTPGHEAFTAMRARGAQGADIAILVVAADDGVMPTTREALNHARAANVPIVVAITKVDKQNASPERVKQQLSELELVPDDWDGDTLMVPVAALQGEGIDDLLEAVLLVADDNDFVANPKGTPKGIVIEAQVDKFRGTLATLLVLNGTLKVGDSIIAGTSHGRIKAMYDEFGNNIKEAGPSVPVSVLGLDEPPQPGDRFERLKNDKEARAIADERKLEKESVASQPAPALTLEDIFSQFQAGQAKSLNLVIKVDVLGSLQPIVDSLNDMSGKNEEGITINILSAEVGNVTESDIMLASASDAIVIGFNVDVGSAAKNQASVHGVDVRQYKVIYKLLEDIEMALLGMLEPKYEERVIGVAEVRQLFKIGRGVIAGCYIKEGEARRNAKVRVVRGREVILQEARVGSLKRFEEDVREVRTGFECGINIDGFNDFQEGDNIEFFVVEKVT, from the coding sequence ATGGCGAAAGAGCTGCAAGTCGTTCTCGTTCCCGATTATTTAAGCGTCCGAGAACTCTCTGATCTAATTGAAGCCAGCCCGATTGATGTGATGAAGACCCTCATCGCCAACGGGATTATGGCGTCGATCAACCAGCAGGTCGACTTTGATACCGCGGCAATTGTCCTCGAAGAATTGGGTTATGAAGCCCGGTCGGAAACTGAGGCTGCTCAAGAAGAAGCAGAAGCCCGCCGAGTAGAAGAAATGACCAAGAAGTGGGAGCAGATCTACGCGGGTGAAAAATCCGAAGATCTCAAACCACGTTCCCCTGTCGTCACGATTCTGGGGCATGTTGACCACGGTAAGACCACGCTGTTGGATAATATCCGCCACACCCACGTGGCGGAAGGCGAAGCCGGTGGTATCACCCAGGCTATCGGTGCCTATCGTGCGAAACACAACGACCGTTATATCACATTCCTGGATACGCCCGGTCACGAAGCCTTCACGGCGATGCGTGCTCGTGGTGCGCAGGGCGCTGATATTGCGATCCTGGTCGTTGCTGCGGATGACGGTGTAATGCCGACTACCCGCGAGGCACTCAACCATGCCCGCGCGGCGAATGTGCCGATTGTCGTGGCAATTACCAAGGTTGATAAGCAGAATGCGAGCCCAGAACGTGTGAAGCAGCAGCTTTCCGAATTGGAACTCGTGCCGGATGATTGGGATGGTGATACGCTCATGGTCCCGGTTGCAGCCCTTCAGGGCGAAGGCATTGATGACCTGTTGGAAGCGGTGCTGCTTGTCGCGGATGATAATGATTTCGTTGCTAACCCCAAGGGCACGCCCAAGGGTATTGTCATCGAAGCTCAGGTCGATAAATTCCGTGGTACCCTGGCAACTTTGCTCGTGCTGAATGGCACACTCAAAGTCGGTGATAGCATCATCGCGGGTACTTCGCATGGTCGCATCAAGGCTATGTACGACGAATTTGGCAACAACATCAAAGAAGCAGGCCCCTCTGTACCGGTTTCGGTACTGGGCCTGGATGAGCCGCCACAGCCTGGTGACCGCTTCGAACGTCTGAAGAACGATAAAGAAGCGCGTGCTATTGCTGATGAGCGTAAGCTGGAAAAAGAATCTGTTGCCAGCCAACCGGCCCCGGCCCTGACGCTGGAAGACATTTTCTCGCAATTCCAGGCAGGTCAGGCCAAGTCGCTCAACCTGGTAATCAAGGTAGATGTGCTGGGTTCGCTGCAACCTATTGTGGATTCGCTGAACGACATGTCTGGCAAGAATGAAGAAGGAATCACCATCAACATTCTGTCAGCAGAAGTTGGTAACGTCACTGAAAGTGACATCATGCTAGCCAGCGCTTCTGATGCGATTGTAATCGGCTTCAATGTTGATGTCGGCAGCGCAGCGAAGAATCAGGCCAGTGTGCATGGTGTGGATGTCCGCCAGTACAAAGTGATCTACAAGTTGCTGGAAGACATCGAAATGGCGCTGCTAGGTATGCTGGAGCCGAAGTACGAAGAGCGTGTTATCGGTGTGGCGGAAGTGCGCCAGCTCTTCAAGATTGGGCGCGGTGTTATTGCAGGCTGCTATATCAAAGAAGGCGAAGCGCGCCGTAACGCCAAGGTGCGTGTGGTCCGTGGCCGCGAGGTCATCTTACAAGAAGCCCGTGTAGGGTCGCTCAAACGCTTTGAAGAAGATGTTCGCGAAGTCCGCACTGGCTTTGAATGTGGTATCAATATCGACGGATTCAATGACTTCCAGGAAGGCGATAACATTGAATTCTTCGTTGTGGAAAAAGTGACCTAG
- the nusA gene encoding transcription termination factor NusA: MANELQVAFKEIAEMRALPREVVLEALQSALVSAYRRDSGASSAQAVEARIDPATGQASIYVEKEVTDDVISPTTEVVLDHAREFNPQAEIGDMVMVQVDHTTKQFGRIAAQTAKQVILQKIREAERKSLYDEYITRQGDLITGTVQSMNSSMVTLSLGRAEAILPRAQQIPGERYRPHDKVRVYLLEVKPSTRGPQIIVSRSHRNMLRRLLEYEVPEIYNGQVEIKSIAREAGYRSKVAVAALQEGIDPVGACVGMRGIRIQNIVKELNDEKIDVIEWNPSPEAFISKALSPARVTGVYLEDDIHQGRTAVVLVPEDQLSLAIGREGQNARLAAKLTGWRIDIKSVTETVEGALENLDLPPLDSLAIRHAKLIEEVRAIMAKKSQNLTVMQEEYNRLSEFANVVERRLLQEREEARQEELEQIAAVRSTLPQELFSLPLSALELGEALTEALEPLENVGMVMLTMLIDEERLQALVGDIDGDALGAVQDSLDYIMEADLGALEEEFTVEEEVEEPQPEDVVETLEVADVEEVEEEPVAEVVEPSPAAELDEAVAEEEEDEDVLVAAFGGIPINEPEPEVVPEPELEPEMSEPKADAPASEAEFEQMLADFDYEDGDELYESGEARARKKGKNKRRQLIYDEESGEVVSKRRRKSSRKRNEWDDFGS, encoded by the coding sequence ATGGCTAACGAACTACAAGTTGCATTTAAAGAAATCGCGGAAATGCGCGCTTTACCGCGAGAGGTCGTGCTGGAAGCACTTCAGAGTGCTCTGGTGTCGGCTTATCGCCGGGATAGTGGCGCGAGCTCCGCGCAGGCTGTAGAGGCCCGCATAGACCCCGCGACAGGGCAGGCGAGCATCTACGTTGAAAAAGAAGTGACCGACGATGTGATTAGCCCGACCACTGAAGTGGTGCTGGATCACGCACGTGAATTTAATCCACAGGCGGAAATTGGCGATATGGTCATGGTGCAGGTGGATCATACCACCAAGCAGTTCGGTCGCATCGCTGCCCAAACAGCCAAACAGGTGATTTTGCAGAAGATCCGCGAGGCGGAGCGTAAATCACTTTATGACGAATATATCACGCGCCAGGGCGACCTGATTACAGGTACCGTCCAGAGTATGAACTCCTCTATGGTCACGCTGAGCCTGGGACGTGCAGAGGCTATCCTGCCACGTGCACAGCAGATCCCCGGCGAGCGCTATCGTCCACATGATAAAGTGCGCGTCTACTTGCTGGAAGTCAAACCCAGCACCCGCGGCCCACAGATCATCGTCTCCCGCAGCCATCGCAATATGCTGCGCCGCTTGCTGGAATACGAAGTGCCTGAAATCTACAATGGTCAGGTCGAGATTAAGAGCATTGCCCGCGAAGCCGGTTATCGCTCCAAAGTGGCCGTTGCTGCTTTGCAAGAGGGCATTGACCCCGTAGGGGCCTGTGTCGGTATGCGCGGTATCCGCATCCAGAACATCGTGAAAGAGCTCAATGACGAGAAGATTGACGTCATCGAGTGGAATCCCTCACCAGAAGCATTCATCTCGAAAGCACTCAGCCCGGCCCGTGTCACAGGTGTCTATCTGGAAGATGATATTCACCAGGGGCGCACGGCTGTTGTATTGGTGCCGGAAGATCAGCTTTCCCTGGCGATTGGCCGCGAAGGCCAGAATGCGCGTCTGGCAGCTAAGCTAACAGGCTGGCGTATCGACATCAAGAGCGTTACAGAGACTGTCGAAGGTGCTCTGGAAAACCTGGACCTGCCGCCGCTTGATAGCCTGGCGATACGTCATGCCAAGCTGATCGAAGAAGTCCGCGCGATCATGGCGAAGAAGAGCCAGAACCTGACCGTGATGCAGGAAGAATACAATCGCCTTTCAGAATTCGCGAATGTGGTGGAGCGCCGCTTACTGCAAGAGCGCGAAGAAGCACGCCAGGAAGAACTGGAACAGATCGCCGCTGTGAGGTCAACACTGCCGCAGGAACTATTCTCACTGCCGCTTTCCGCCTTAGAACTTGGCGAAGCGCTCACAGAAGCGCTTGAGCCGCTTGAGAACGTTGGCATGGTGATGCTGACGATGCTCATTGACGAAGAGCGCTTGCAAGCGTTGGTGGGTGATATTGATGGCGATGCGCTCGGTGCTGTCCAGGATTCACTGGATTACATTATGGAAGCGGACCTGGGTGCGCTGGAAGAAGAGTTCACTGTCGAGGAAGAAGTTGAGGAACCGCAACCTGAAGACGTGGTTGAGACCCTCGAAGTGGCTGACGTTGAAGAAGTTGAAGAAGAACCCGTTGCGGAAGTCGTTGAACCGTCTCCTGCTGCTGAGCTTGACGAAGCCGTTGCGGAAGAGGAAGAAGACGAAGATGTCCTCGTGGCGGCCTTCGGTGGTATTCCGATTAACGAGCCAGAGCCTGAAGTTGTGCCAGAGCCGGAATTAGAGCCGGAAATGAGCGAGCCCAAGGCAGATGCCCCTGCTTCTGAGGCGGAATTTGAGCAGATGCTCGCTGACTTCGACTATGAAGATGGCGATGAGCTTTATGAATCTGGCGAAGCCAGAGCACGCAAGAAAGGGAAGAATAAGCGTCGTCAACTCATCTATGATGAGGAGAGTGGTGAAGTTGTCTCCAAGCGTCGGCGTAAATCCAGCCGTAAACGCAATGAATGGGATGACTTCGGTAGTTAA
- a CDS encoding DHH family phosphoesterase produces the protein MSLNQTNWTEATQAVEAAQSIIIVTHVSPDGDAIGSALGLYNMLRQQDKQVTVAVDEGLPDFLAFLPNATDIQPSLTSGTWDLMISTDSSDEPRTGKCGAYARAHSATIINLDHHATNTGFGDIYLVNPEAVSAAEVVFDWWGEAGYALTREVAMPLLTGLVTDTLGFRTSNVKPRTLEIAHDLMALGASLTEVTARALESRPYQVVTVWKQSLPSVMLVNGVISANITIADQVGVEDPDRMEYGLVGWLREVNEAMIAVVFTEEKPDEIKLSLRSKRGYDVSQVALALGGGGHKQASGATVKGTLQEVRERVLPLLYEAVKQGELEIV, from the coding sequence ATGAGTTTGAACCAGACGAATTGGACTGAGGCCACCCAGGCTGTAGAAGCGGCCCAGAGCATTATCATCGTGACACATGTTAGCCCTGACGGCGATGCGATTGGCTCCGCGTTAGGGCTGTATAACATGCTGCGCCAGCAGGACAAGCAAGTGACTGTAGCCGTTGATGAGGGCCTGCCGGATTTCCTGGCTTTTTTGCCCAACGCCACGGATATTCAGCCAAGCTTGACCAGTGGCACATGGGACTTGATGATTAGCACTGATTCCAGTGATGAGCCGCGCACAGGTAAATGCGGTGCCTATGCCCGCGCCCACAGCGCAACCATCATCAACCTGGATCATCATGCGACGAATACAGGCTTTGGTGACATCTACCTCGTTAATCCAGAGGCTGTTTCTGCCGCAGAAGTGGTCTTTGATTGGTGGGGTGAGGCAGGTTATGCGTTAACGCGTGAGGTTGCTATGCCTCTGCTGACAGGACTTGTGACGGATACCCTGGGGTTCCGTACCAGTAATGTGAAGCCGCGCACGCTGGAAATTGCCCATGATCTGATGGCGCTGGGTGCTTCTTTAACAGAAGTCACCGCTCGTGCGCTGGAATCGCGCCCTTATCAGGTCGTCACAGTATGGAAGCAGTCGCTTCCCTCTGTGATGTTGGTAAATGGCGTTATTTCCGCCAATATCACCATTGCCGACCAAGTCGGCGTGGAAGACCCGGATCGTATGGAGTATGGTCTTGTGGGTTGGCTGCGGGAAGTGAATGAAGCCATGATTGCTGTTGTCTTCACGGAAGAAAAGCCTGATGAAATCAAGCTGAGCCTGCGTTCTAAACGAGGCTATGACGTCTCGCAGGTGGCCTTAGCGCTGGGCGGCGGTGGGCATAAACAGGCTTCTGGTGCGACAGTCAAAGGGACTTTGCAAGAAGTCCGTGAGCGCGTTTTGCCCTTGTTGTACGAAGCAGTCAAACAGGGCGAGCTAGAAATTGTCTGA
- the rbfA gene encoding 30S ribosome-binding factor RbfA gives MSLKQERMVERIKTILSELLLREIEDPRLQQVTITDVKLDNEISYANIYVNALGDENRRQEVMAGLERAKGFLRRELGKRIRVRSVPALIFHWDATLEYGERINRLIDSLDIPPETEDDRDEFEPDELD, from the coding sequence ATGTCGCTTAAGCAAGAGAGAATGGTTGAGCGCATCAAGACGATTTTGAGTGAACTGCTGCTGCGAGAGATTGAAGATCCTCGTTTGCAGCAGGTCACCATTACGGATGTGAAGCTCGATAACGAAATTAGCTATGCCAATATCTACGTCAATGCCCTGGGCGATGAAAATCGTCGCCAGGAAGTTATGGCGGGCCTGGAACGGGCCAAGGGCTTTTTGCGCCGGGAATTGGGCAAGCGGATACGCGTACGGAGTGTGCCCGCGCTCATCTTCCATTGGGACGCAACGCTTGAATATGGTGAGCGCATTAATCGCTTGATAGACAGCCTGGATATTCCGCCGGAAACGGAAGACGATCGTGATGAGTTTGAACCAGACGAATTGGACTGA
- a CDS encoding flippase activity-associated protein Agl23 — MTVQNPRNPETRSNGLSGMLSRGFTLNWEVAILLIILALAIFTRFYMLGERVMSHDESLHTRFSYNLYADGNFEHTPLMHGPILFHATALSYALFGVNDFSARIYTAVLGVLLVMSPILFRRWLGRWGTIIASGLLLISPLMMYYNRYIRHDTPSMLFAVTMLWAIMMYLSGPPNQRRRAHWLYIIAAAMILNLGSKETAFIYIAIFGVFLAIYWVVRMLQHYAHLPGRPIFNFIIIGTLLGGVLSLGMYIILDVVQFDLLPRGDTPTTFAMLAAGQQGAFLMWTMISVAVVLLLILGTLLWVFRDALQRIRWREVAVLVATALVMCLAMVVFEELSHTAPSSAEPVAPAVPGEGIEDTVIPSTLSWLPMIAVWVVAAGAIIFALFNRRRHTSDLDLSEDVAFVDGEPVPDGRKQKPRRGFFDAMDIFPEFDLIILIGTLILPWATAAIPYAMKGTTNDYIAFAESLPSFVYNIIFSIAQINTPDQVGQFVVNAMALIPLVAVSVTLGLVWNWRRWLVSAAVFHIIWAFFFTTVFTNIPGLFTGMIQSLGYWLEQQGERRGSQPQYYYLLVVMPFYEFLPVIGAVLAMFAGLIVFWRRRLGMANERFALRRLQQEVQVAEGDEESDPETIAALNTRILATQYEIDEQSRLNEMPFLLFWSWLGVLNLVGYSLAGEKMPWLGTHLTLPLIILTGWFLGRIVDRIDWQMFRQRGWLILLVMPLFVITLLQVIGSIFVGRGPFMGLTQVQLQQTYSWLASVVISGAVLYGVVWLARSVSWRHVRQLTMVTIFSLLAFATFRSAWLASFVNYDYATEFLVYAHAAPAVKRVLNDITELSLRTTDGLDMKFAYDNSVSWPYSWYFRDFTNATFVGENPTVQNLEDAIVVVVGDDKMSDVEPILADRYQRFRYIRMWWPMQEYFYLTPERLANLFDFSPSNTQAATLREGIFDIWWQRDYTTYGQAIDKDFSTTHWPVSDAMYVYVRKDYASQIWEYGVGDGVVDNPLDDIAENVCNTNWQSMIAVQSFTTPNGMTRPVGVTLDDAGNVYVADEYSHDIAVFNGTGAFLRTIGQPVGGPDPDAPVFTRPNAVDIGPDGLMYVADTWDYGVDVLTTDGELMVEWGQQGEYGFPAEANPVEGLWGPRDVAVSDEGLVYVSDTGNKRVRVYSILDNQAIYVADIGTGGSGLGELNEPSGLALHPDGRVFVADTWNRRVAVFMNDGTFVDNYPVLGWYQELGNRPYLALDVERDLLYVTDPDAGRVLVYSISGDCLGSFGMLAGEQPTLAQFGVVGGITVDDDGFVYVADSTLGRVLKFESFDNYRLDAETAGTVNEISADSVNGIESGDASGDDVGAVDEAIDDESMFPSDESGADDEAQSGLDETIDETADDQANGQEESPVEEPIGEDETAE, encoded by the coding sequence ATGACTGTGCAAAACCCCCGTAACCCAGAGACGCGCAGCAATGGCCTGAGTGGCATGTTATCCCGTGGCTTTACCCTCAATTGGGAAGTCGCCATTCTGCTCATCATCCTGGCTTTGGCGATCTTCACGCGCTTTTATATGTTGGGCGAGCGCGTCATGAGCCATGATGAGAGCCTGCATACGCGCTTTTCTTACAATTTGTATGCTGATGGGAACTTTGAACATACGCCCCTGATGCACGGTCCTATCTTGTTCCACGCGACAGCGCTCTCCTATGCGTTGTTTGGTGTGAATGATTTCTCTGCGCGTATTTATACGGCGGTGTTGGGTGTGCTGCTGGTCATGTCCCCGATTTTGTTCAGAAGATGGCTAGGACGTTGGGGGACCATCATCGCCTCTGGGCTACTGCTCATATCGCCGTTGATGATGTATTACAATCGCTACATCCGGCATGATACGCCTTCAATGCTTTTTGCGGTAACGATGCTGTGGGCCATTATGATGTATCTCAGCGGCCCGCCTAATCAGCGACGACGTGCGCATTGGCTCTATATCATCGCTGCGGCCATGATCCTCAACCTTGGCTCTAAAGAGACGGCATTTATCTACATTGCGATCTTCGGCGTCTTCCTAGCAATTTATTGGGTCGTGCGCATGTTACAGCACTATGCTCATTTGCCGGGCCGCCCGATCTTCAACTTCATCATTATTGGCACCTTACTGGGTGGGGTGCTTTCTCTGGGGATGTATATCATCCTGGACGTCGTGCAGTTCGATCTGCTTCCCAGGGGCGATACACCCACCACCTTTGCGATGTTAGCAGCAGGCCAACAGGGCGCCTTCTTGATGTGGACTATGATTTCAGTGGCGGTGGTGCTGCTGCTCATCTTAGGCACGCTCTTATGGGTCTTCCGTGATGCCTTGCAGCGCATCCGCTGGCGCGAAGTGGCTGTGCTGGTTGCAACTGCATTGGTGATGTGCTTGGCTATGGTCGTCTTTGAGGAGCTTTCACATACGGCTCCAAGCAGTGCGGAGCCTGTTGCACCAGCGGTACCGGGCGAAGGTATTGAAGACACCGTGATACCTTCTACGCTCAGTTGGCTGCCGATGATTGCTGTGTGGGTGGTTGCTGCCGGGGCGATTATCTTCGCGCTCTTCAATCGACGCCGCCATACATCGGATTTGGATTTGTCCGAAGACGTGGCATTTGTAGATGGTGAACCCGTCCCGGATGGCCGCAAGCAAAAACCGCGCCGGGGCTTCTTCGACGCGATGGATATCTTCCCTGAATTTGATTTGATTATCCTCATTGGGACGTTGATTTTGCCATGGGCAACCGCGGCGATCCCTTACGCGATGAAGGGCACCACCAACGATTACATCGCCTTTGCGGAGTCGCTGCCTTCATTTGTTTATAACATCATCTTCAGTATTGCGCAGATCAACACGCCGGACCAGGTGGGGCAGTTTGTCGTCAATGCGATGGCTTTAATTCCATTGGTTGCCGTTTCAGTCACACTGGGCCTTGTATGGAACTGGCGTCGCTGGCTGGTTTCCGCAGCGGTATTCCATATTATCTGGGCTTTCTTCTTTACGACCGTCTTTACGAATATTCCTGGCCTGTTTACCGGCATGATTCAAAGCCTGGGTTACTGGCTGGAACAGCAGGGCGAGCGTCGTGGTAGCCAACCGCAATACTACTATCTGCTGGTTGTCATGCCGTTCTACGAATTCCTGCCCGTGATCGGCGCTGTGTTGGCAATGTTCGCCGGGTTGATCGTCTTCTGGCGTCGTCGCCTGGGTATGGCGAATGAGCGATTTGCCTTACGTCGCTTGCAGCAAGAAGTGCAAGTGGCGGAAGGGGATGAAGAATCCGATCCTGAGACCATCGCCGCGTTGAATACGCGCATCTTGGCGACGCAGTACGAAATTGATGAACAATCCCGCCTGAACGAAATGCCTTTCCTCCTGTTCTGGTCATGGTTGGGCGTGCTCAACCTCGTTGGTTACAGCCTCGCTGGCGAAAAGATGCCCTGGCTAGGGACACATCTCACACTGCCGCTGATCATCCTGACAGGTTGGTTCCTGGGCCGCATTGTTGACCGCATTGATTGGCAGATGTTCCGTCAGCGCGGCTGGCTAATTCTGCTCGTGATGCCGCTCTTCGTCATTACCCTGCTGCAAGTCATCGGCTCGATTTTCGTTGGGCGCGGCCCATTCATGGGGCTGACGCAGGTGCAATTGCAGCAAACGTACTCATGGCTGGCGTCGGTTGTCATCAGTGGGGCGGTGTTGTATGGCGTTGTCTGGCTGGCACGCTCCGTGAGCTGGCGCCATGTTCGTCAACTCACGATGGTGACGATATTCAGCTTGCTGGCATTTGCGACGTTCCGCTCAGCGTGGTTGGCTTCCTTCGTCAATTACGATTATGCGACGGAATTCCTCGTCTATGCCCATGCTGCCCCGGCTGTGAAGCGCGTCTTAAATGACATCACAGAATTGAGCTTGCGCACGACGGATGGCCTGGACATGAAGTTCGCTTACGATAACAGTGTTTCCTGGCCGTATAGCTGGTACTTCAGAGATTTTACCAACGCCACCTTCGTTGGCGAGAACCCCACCGTGCAAAACCTGGAAGATGCGATTGTCGTCGTGGTAGGTGATGACAAAATGTCCGATGTTGAGCCTATCCTTGCAGATCGGTATCAGCGTTTCCGATATATCCGCATGTGGTGGCCGATGCAGGAATACTTCTATCTGACGCCTGAGCGCCTTGCAAATCTGTTTGATTTCTCTCCGAGCAATACGCAGGCTGCTACGCTGCGCGAAGGTATCTTCGATATCTGGTGGCAGCGCGATTACACCACTTACGGGCAGGCAATTGATAAAGATTTCTCCACGACACACTGGCCTGTTTCCGACGCGATGTACGTTTATGTGCGTAAAGATTATGCGTCACAAATCTGGGAATATGGCGTCGGCGATGGCGTTGTTGATAATCCGCTTGATGATATTGCAGAGAACGTCTGCAACACCAACTGGCAGTCGATGATCGCTGTTCAGAGCTTTACGACGCCCAATGGTATGACGCGCCCGGTAGGGGTGACGTTGGATGATGCTGGTAACGTGTATGTTGCGGATGAATACAGCCATGATATTGCGGTGTTCAATGGAACGGGCGCTTTCTTACGGACCATTGGTCAGCCTGTGGGTGGGCCGGACCCTGATGCGCCTGTCTTTACACGTCCGAATGCGGTTGATATTGGTCCCGATGGCCTGATGTATGTGGCCGATACGTGGGATTATGGCGTTGATGTATTGACGACGGACGGCGAGTTGATGGTGGAGTGGGGCCAGCAGGGTGAATATGGCTTCCCTGCGGAGGCGAACCCGGTTGAAGGCTTATGGGGTCCGCGCGATGTCGCTGTCTCTGATGAAGGGCTGGTGTACGTCTCCGATACAGGTAACAAGCGTGTGCGCGTTTACAGCATCCTCGATAATCAGGCCATTTATGTTGCGGATATTGGCACAGGTGGTAGCGGCCTGGGTGAGCTTAATGAGCCGAGCGGTCTCGCGCTGCACCCGGATGGCCGCGTGTTCGTCGCGGATACATGGAACCGCCGTGTCGCAGTCTTTATGAATGATGGCACTTTCGTGGATAACTACCCGGTGTTGGGGTGGTACCAGGAATTGGGTAACCGTCCGTATCTGGCATTGGATGTCGAGCGTGATTTGCTCTACGTCACGGACCCGGATGCAGGCCGTGTGCTTGTGTATAGTATCAGTGGCGACTGCCTGGGTTCCTTCGGTATGCTCGCGGGCGAACAACCGACCCTGGCGCAGTTCGGCGTTGTTGGCGGCATCACTGTCGATGATGATGGCTTTGTCTACGTCGCAGATTCTACATTGGGCCGTGTGCTCAAGTTCGAGTCTTTTGATAACTACCGATTGGATGCCGAAACAGCAGGTACGGTCAACGAAATATCTGCTGATTCCGTGAATGGGATCGAAAGTGGCGATGCATCTGGCGATGATGTCGGCGCTGTTGACGAGGCTATTGATGATGAATCCATGTTCCCATCTGATGAAAGCGGCGCAGATGATGAGGCACAGTCTGGCTTGGATGAAACCATCGATGAAACTGCCGATGATCAGGCCAACGGACAGGAAGAAAGCCCTGTTGAGGAGCCAATTGGAGAGGACGAAACGGCTGAATAG
- a CDS encoding YlxR family protein: MPHRMHVALRTCVVCGKKADKRTLMRVVLTEDGLSVDPSGKMNGRGAYVCPNVSCQETSDMNEVFRKLSRALRIELTDADRQQIRQLASS; encoded by the coding sequence ATGCCTCATCGAATGCATGTTGCCCTACGAACCTGTGTCGTATGTGGTAAAAAAGCAGATAAACGAACATTGATGCGTGTCGTACTCACTGAGGATGGGCTATCCGTAGATCCATCTGGTAAAATGAATGGACGTGGGGCTTATGTGTGCCCAAACGTTAGCTGCCAGGAAACTTCTGACATGAACGAAGTCTTTCGTAAATTGAGTCGTGCATTACGCATCGAGCTGACAGATGCTGATCGTCAACAGATACGGCAGTTAGCATCATCATGA
- a CDS encoding zf-HC2 domain-containing protein has protein sequence MKTFTCQFVQNRMPAFINNECSVRERRLIGQHLDECAACDAVYRQQRRAQREMQSELPRLGMPDQGRLALIWERVEQELATPPQRVPSKVAPRISWHYGLVAVLAVFMLAVPWVMDSNPVHASVPSQPAPVEMTELEQATPEHEQTLPPVTEVAYATHPEVTTGPVQSVLHNTPPQTPSPASTRPE, from the coding sequence ATGAAGACCTTCACGTGTCAGTTTGTCCAGAATAGAATGCCTGCGTTCATCAACAATGAGTGCAGCGTGCGTGAGCGGCGTCTCATCGGTCAACACCTGGATGAGTGTGCGGCTTGCGATGCTGTCTATCGTCAACAGCGCCGTGCTCAGCGGGAGATGCAATCCGAACTGCCGCGCCTGGGAATGCCGGACCAAGGGCGGTTGGCCCTGATATGGGAGCGCGTCGAACAGGAACTAGCGACGCCGCCTCAGCGGGTGCCCAGTAAGGTCGCCCCACGCATTTCCTGGCATTACGGGCTGGTGGCCGTATTGGCTGTGTTTATGCTTGCAGTGCCTTGGGTGATGGATAGCAACCCGGTTCACGCTTCGGTGCCGTCTCAGCCCGCGCCTGTAGAAATGACCGAGCTGGAACAGGCGACCCCTGAGCATGAACAGACTTTACCGCCTGTGACGGAAGTCGCGTATGCGACGCACCCGGAAGTGACGACTGGCCCTGTGCAGAGTGTATTGCATAATACACCGCCGCAGACGCCTTCACCGGCCAGTACGCGGCCTGAGTGA